The following are encoded together in the Candidatus Zixiibacteriota bacterium genome:
- a CDS encoding sigma-54 dependent transcriptional regulator, with amino-acid sequence MASLESSEGLSRDPTGFGLREARSPGRFGGGEDRGAHILIADAEASSARQLERLFAQGGFRVTCVASGEATLEALKTWDVDLLLVDLDLPGLGGLDLMRRVRESYADVPVVIISSSAGVAKSAEALRLGASDFIVKPFSAAAIRESLDSVLESTRVFMEIRRLRRELKNPWELGGLLSKSVEMRQAFDTLRRVAATDMTVVLNGESGAGEELLATALHCRGERRDGPFVVVNCAGFPDALLERELFGYEDGAFPGADHARPGKIELASGGTLFLNEIDAVPLSVQAKLLVALQNRKVQRLAAKGDISTDFRLVVASRTPLLELVEKGRMRRDFYYQVNVVSISLAPLRNRVEDIPLIVSDFICRHPEARRKGIAGISAAALKVLMEYHWPGNLQELRNVLERSVVMARGTTIDEVEIYGDPAPRGSRPLEIAEDAPLNRWLREQEKLYLISRLRAMRGRINLTAKSCGIDVKSLYRKMRFHGIEKNAFKPAAARGQARGKAPGSD; translated from the coding sequence ATGGCTTCGCTGGAAAGCTCCGAAGGTCTTAGCCGAGATCCGACGGGTTTCGGTCTGCGGGAAGCACGGTCGCCCGGGCGATTTGGCGGGGGCGAGGATCGGGGAGCGCATATCCTCATTGCCGACGCGGAAGCTTCGTCGGCGCGGCAGCTGGAGCGACTTTTCGCCCAGGGAGGTTTCCGGGTGACGTGCGTCGCCAGCGGCGAAGCGACGCTGGAGGCTTTGAAGACCTGGGACGTCGATCTGCTCCTCGTGGATCTGGATCTCCCCGGACTCGGCGGGTTGGATCTCATGCGGCGCGTCCGCGAGTCTTATGCCGACGTGCCGGTGGTGATCATCAGCAGTTCCGCGGGCGTGGCGAAGAGTGCCGAGGCTTTGCGGCTCGGAGCGAGCGATTTCATCGTCAAACCGTTCAGTGCTGCCGCGATCCGGGAGTCCCTGGACAGCGTGCTCGAGAGCACGCGGGTCTTCATGGAAATCCGCCGCCTGCGGCGGGAGCTCAAGAATCCGTGGGAACTCGGGGGGCTGCTGAGCAAGAGCGTCGAGATGCGTCAGGCCTTCGACACGTTGCGCCGGGTGGCCGCAACGGATATGACCGTCGTCCTGAACGGCGAAAGCGGGGCCGGGGAAGAGCTCCTGGCAACCGCGCTTCACTGTCGGGGTGAGCGGCGCGACGGTCCCTTCGTCGTCGTCAACTGCGCGGGGTTCCCTGACGCGCTTCTCGAAAGGGAGCTGTTCGGTTACGAGGATGGCGCTTTTCCCGGAGCCGATCACGCCCGCCCGGGGAAGATCGAGCTGGCTTCCGGGGGCACGCTTTTCCTGAACGAGATCGACGCCGTCCCTCTCTCGGTCCAGGCAAAGCTCCTGGTAGCGTTGCAGAACCGCAAGGTTCAGCGACTGGCCGCAAAGGGGGACATTTCAACCGACTTCAGACTGGTCGTGGCGAGCCGTACGCCTCTTCTCGAGCTGGTCGAGAAAGGGCGCATGAGGCGGGATTTCTACTACCAGGTGAACGTCGTCTCGATCTCCCTGGCGCCCCTGCGGAATCGAGTCGAAGACATTCCGCTGATCGTGAGCGATTTCATCTGCCGCCATCCGGAGGCGAGGCGCAAGGGTATCGCCGGGATCTCGGCCGCCGCGCTGAAGGTCTTGATGGAGTACCATTGGCCGGGCAACCTCCAGGAGCTGCGCAACGTGCTGGAGCGGTCCGTGGTGATGGCGCGCGGAACGACCATCGACGAGGTCGAGATCTACGGCGATCCTGCGCCGCGCGGGAGCCGGCCGCTCGAGATCGCCGAGGACGCACCTCTAAACCGTTGGCTCAGGGAGCAGGAGAAGCTTTACCTGATCTCGCGACTGAGGGCGATGAGGGGGAGAATCAACCTGACCGCCAAGAGCTGCGGCATCGATGTGAAATCGCTTTACCGTAAAATGCGGTTCCACGGGATCGAAAAAAACGCCTTCAAGCCCGCCGCCGCCCGCGGGCAAGCTCGCGGCAAGGCACCCGGGTCGGATTAG
- a CDS encoding GGDEF domain-containing phosphodiesterase, which produces MIHTVNDLSGDAVFQLRVRQAILAAQHTVKQVGLLLIDFDTAGEDSGILDSRREGLVEEAWIRLRGTLRESDTIVQMDSGDLAVLLPSVAGPDDVLLVARKLLNRLAEPFAVGDLRIEVEPRVGIALFPEHSSNANMLIQRADAALSAAKRTKTTYVVYAGSESNGQRPPLRMAELRHAIVADQLFLLYQPKIDLKTGLVCGVEVLSRWQHPQLGLIPPDEFIPVAERTGLIIPLTLWVLQQALLQCRAWNEAGVDLSVAVNLSMWNLEAAELPDQIKAMLADVGVKPESLELEITESAIMGDPQRVMRTLSAVRDLGVRFTIDDFGTGYSSLAHLKKLPVAGMKIDKSFVQNMESDRDNAVIVRSIVDLGHNLGLSVVAEGVETLEAKEMLASFRCDAGQGYYFSRPVPAQDVVRLMKLGKKLTAEKLVPPSLNGKAAGSRKPATRSLDIKTGMAG; this is translated from the coding sequence ATGATTCACACCGTTAATGATCTTTCCGGGGACGCCGTTTTTCAGCTTCGGGTCAGACAGGCTATTCTGGCCGCACAGCACACCGTCAAGCAAGTAGGGCTGCTCCTCATCGATTTCGACACGGCCGGGGAAGATTCCGGAATTCTCGACTCCCGGCGGGAAGGGCTCGTCGAAGAGGCGTGGATCCGCCTGCGCGGCACCCTGCGCGAATCCGACACGATCGTCCAGATGGACTCCGGCGATCTCGCGGTGCTGCTTCCGTCGGTCGCCGGGCCGGACGATGTCCTCCTCGTCGCGAGAAAGCTTCTCAACCGGCTGGCGGAGCCGTTTGCCGTCGGGGATCTCAGAATCGAGGTCGAGCCTCGGGTCGGAATCGCCCTGTTTCCCGAGCACAGCAGCAATGCCAACATGCTCATCCAGCGGGCCGACGCGGCGCTCTCGGCCGCCAAGCGGACCAAGACCACCTATGTGGTTTATGCGGGCAGCGAGTCCAACGGGCAGCGGCCGCCGCTGCGCATGGCCGAGCTGCGCCATGCCATCGTTGCGGATCAGCTGTTCCTCCTCTACCAGCCCAAGATCGATCTCAAAACCGGCCTGGTTTGCGGCGTGGAAGTGCTGAGCCGATGGCAGCATCCGCAGCTCGGCCTGATTCCTCCCGACGAGTTCATCCCGGTCGCCGAAAGAACCGGCCTCATTATTCCCCTGACGTTGTGGGTCCTGCAGCAGGCGCTCCTGCAATGCCGCGCCTGGAACGAGGCCGGCGTCGATCTCAGCGTCGCGGTCAATCTCTCGATGTGGAATCTCGAGGCCGCGGAACTGCCGGATCAGATCAAGGCGATGCTCGCCGACGTCGGGGTCAAGCCGGAGAGCCTCGAGCTGGAAATCACCGAGAGCGCGATCATGGGCGACCCGCAGCGCGTCATGCGGACTCTGAGCGCGGTGCGCGACCTGGGCGTTCGATTCACCATCGACGACTTCGGCACCGGCTACTCGTCGCTGGCCCACCTGAAAAAGCTGCCGGTCGCCGGAATGAAGATCGACAAATCGTTCGTCCAGAACATGGAAAGCGACCGCGACAACGCGGTGATCGTGAGGTCGATCGTGGACCTGGGCCACAACCTCGGCCTGAGCGTCGTCGCCGAAGGAGTGGAGACCCTGGAGGCCAAGGAAATGCTCGCATCGTTCCGATGCGACGCCGGTCAGGGTTATTACTTCAGCCGGCCCGTCCCCGCTCAGGACGTGGTCAGGTTGATGAAGCTCGGCAAGAAACTAACGGCGGAAAAGCTCGTTCCGCCCTCTCTCAACGGCAAAGCAGCGGGCTCCAGAAAGCCCGCCACCCGGTCTCTTGACATCAAGACCGGAATGGCCGGATAA
- a CDS encoding HAMP domain-containing sensor histidine kinase, translating into MASRISIVAGALAATVALGAWTVFHQAPSAAPAHLSGIRLSHSIAPSVQIADPSRVVDALGSYALYYFRLLTSNTELWIYGAVAIFGVLMMGLAIGSTRAASPSAAERALELLKQEKERAENLARLKSEFLNQVSHELRTPLAVIMGYIECMTDGLYGKLDGKHQEILEIVTKQASHLKNMIDQILIYSRLEANKQPLRVEEFSVHKVLGDLRETFDFLCKQKGLELQWQVARDVPDLKNDPERFKEIVSNLLQNALKYTDRGTVQLTLKHLPGVNSVMLQVRDTGIGIPENYLATIFDPFTQAHKTSTENSRGGIGLGLSIVKKHVEQLNGKIAVESKVGEGSTFTVVIPRAIKLKSSKRSRFLRFLERVPKMPLRLSSAEKSRAVEQSGRAAV; encoded by the coding sequence ATGGCCTCTCGCATTTCGATCGTCGCCGGCGCGCTCGCGGCGACCGTCGCCCTCGGGGCATGGACTGTCTTTCACCAGGCTCCGTCCGCCGCGCCGGCCCATTTGTCCGGAATCAGGCTGTCGCATTCGATCGCTCCGTCGGTCCAAATTGCAGATCCGTCCCGGGTCGTCGATGCCCTCGGGAGCTATGCGCTCTACTACTTCCGGCTTTTAACCTCCAATACCGAACTGTGGATTTACGGTGCAGTAGCGATCTTCGGCGTCCTCATGATGGGCCTCGCGATCGGGAGCACACGGGCGGCTTCGCCTTCGGCGGCGGAGCGGGCTCTCGAGCTGCTAAAGCAGGAAAAGGAACGAGCCGAGAACCTGGCTCGCTTGAAGTCGGAGTTTTTGAATCAAGTTTCCCACGAGCTGCGCACACCGCTGGCCGTCATCATGGGCTACATCGAGTGCATGACGGACGGCCTTTACGGCAAGCTCGACGGCAAACACCAGGAGATCCTGGAAATCGTCACCAAGCAAGCGAGTCACCTCAAGAACATGATCGATCAGATCCTGATCTATTCCCGCCTCGAAGCGAACAAGCAGCCGCTCCGGGTCGAGGAGTTTTCGGTGCACAAAGTGCTCGGGGACCTGCGGGAGACGTTCGATTTTCTCTGCAAGCAAAAAGGCCTCGAGCTGCAGTGGCAGGTCGCCCGCGACGTTCCCGACCTGAAAAACGACCCGGAACGGTTCAAGGAAATCGTCAGCAATTTGCTGCAAAACGCTCTGAAGTACACGGATCGAGGCACCGTGCAGCTGACGCTTAAACACCTCCCCGGCGTGAACTCGGTCATGCTGCAGGTCCGCGACACGGGGATCGGGATCCCCGAGAACTACCTTGCGACGATCTTCGACCCGTTCACGCAGGCGCACAAGACCTCGACAGAGAACTCCCGCGGCGGCATCGGCCTGGGTCTGAGCATTGTCAAGAAACACGTGGAACAGCTGAACGGCAAGATCGCCGTCGAAAGCAAGGTCGGTGAAGGAAGCACCTTCACGGTGGTTATTCCCCGCGCGATCAAGCTCAAGTCCTCGAAGCGCAGCCGGTTCCTTCGGTTCCTGGAGCGCGTACCGAAAATGCCTCTGCGGCTGAGCAGCGCTGAGAAGAGCCGCGCCGTGGAGCAGTCTGGGCGGGCGGCGGTTTAG
- a CDS encoding diguanylate cyclase has product MQDAQKEKTPLTVLVIEDHPDQRDLLAIVLQREGYKVITASNGLEALERLAKEPVQIILSDIMMPKMDGFELIHKVRSNPAFKNIYLILITARIQEGDRVRGLDLGADDYITKPFSFSELLARVRVGTRVVQYQQHLEHQSHVDSLTGLFNRRAFEKKIEEEFERSKRYQHPISLLILDIDNFKTINDTYGHHGGDTALVKIAEILRERTRQSDFPSRYGGEEFVLILPETDQESALQAARKIHEEIRASSYGTANATFHLTVSIGLASTSTKEYPDWRKMLDDADQALYRAKHNGKDRIELSVPEKNQLRGRTPAVA; this is encoded by the coding sequence ATGCAGGACGCACAAAAAGAGAAAACGCCGTTGACGGTTCTCGTCATCGAAGACCATCCAGATCAACGTGACCTGCTGGCTATCGTTCTCCAGCGCGAAGGTTACAAAGTTATAACCGCGAGCAACGGGCTCGAAGCGTTGGAGCGGCTCGCCAAGGAGCCGGTCCAGATCATTCTCTCCGATATAATGATGCCCAAAATGGACGGCTTCGAGCTGATCCATAAGGTGCGAAGCAACCCGGCTTTCAAGAACATCTATCTGATTTTGATCACCGCCCGGATCCAGGAGGGCGACAGGGTCCGCGGCCTGGACCTCGGCGCCGACGATTACATCACCAAACCGTTTTCCTTTTCCGAGCTGCTCGCGCGTGTACGGGTCGGAACGCGTGTGGTGCAATACCAGCAGCATCTCGAGCATCAGAGCCACGTCGACTCCCTGACGGGTCTTTTCAATCGCCGGGCCTTCGAAAAAAAGATAGAGGAAGAATTCGAGAGGTCGAAACGCTACCAGCATCCGATCTCCCTTCTGATTCTCGACATCGATAACTTCAAGACCATCAACGACACCTACGGCCACCACGGAGGGGATACCGCGCTCGTGAAAATCGCCGAGATCTTGCGCGAACGGACGCGCCAGAGCGATTTCCCTTCGCGCTACGGCGGCGAGGAATTCGTTCTGATCCTGCCCGAGACCGATCAGGAAAGCGCGCTGCAGGCCGCCAGGAAAATCCATGAAGAAATCCGCGCCAGCTCGTACGGCACGGCTAACGCGACCTTTCATCTGACCGTGAGCATCGGCCTGGCCTCCACCTCGACGAAAGAGTACCCGGACTGGCGCAAGATGCTCGACGACGCCGACCAGGCTCTCTACCGGGCGAAGCACAACGGCAAGGACCGTATCGAGCTGAGCGTTCCCGAAAAAAATCAGCTCCGCGGCCGCACCCCCGCCGTCGCCTGA
- a CDS encoding Flp family type IVb pilin, with translation MELLKRLILEEEGQGLVEYTLMVLLVALVFWVAIRQTNIGDELASGWSKISSCVADPQNCGS, from the coding sequence ATGGAACTTCTGAAGCGCTTGATTCTGGAGGAAGAGGGTCAAGGTCTCGTGGAGTATACCTTGATGGTTCTGCTGGTCGCGCTGGTTTTTTGGGTGGCAATCAGGCAGACGAACATCGGTGACGAGCTGGCGAGCGGCTGGAGTAAGATCTCGAGCTGCGTCGCGGACCCGCAGAATTGCGGGAGCTAG
- a CDS encoding A24 family peptidase produces the protein MAVDLAILSVLGLGAYFDLKERRIPNWLIAFALLGGLMVNGLGLGVGLSNSLLGFGAAIVVLIVPFGLGWLGAGDVKLLAAVGSILGVAFLPRVFFYSALVAGVVALFSVLVGAAKIGSFRNLWLDLKVACLTLGRAVPQSTAARVSKGGYPVPWGVAIGAGTIIAYYVDSKGSWAGF, from the coding sequence ATGGCTGTAGATCTTGCAATCCTTTCAGTGCTGGGGCTGGGGGCGTATTTCGATCTCAAGGAAAGAAGAATACCGAACTGGCTGATCGCTTTTGCGCTGCTTGGCGGACTGATGGTTAACGGTCTAGGCCTAGGCGTCGGGCTCTCTAACAGCCTTTTGGGCTTCGGTGCTGCCATCGTGGTCCTGATCGTGCCGTTCGGGTTGGGCTGGCTGGGCGCCGGCGACGTCAAGCTTCTGGCTGCCGTCGGCTCCATTTTGGGTGTAGCATTCCTCCCCCGCGTGTTTTTCTACTCCGCCCTCGTCGCCGGCGTGGTGGCTCTCTTTTCGGTTCTGGTCGGTGCCGCGAAGATCGGTTCTTTTAGAAACCTGTGGTTGGACCTGAAAGTGGCATGTTTGACGTTGGGCCGGGCCGTTCCACAATCAACGGCGGCCCGAGTGTCAAAGGGTGGATATCCGGTTCCATGGGGAGTGGCTATCGGCGCTGGTACGATTATAGCGTATTACGTCGACTCGAAAGGAAGTTGGGCTGGGTTTTAG
- the cpaB gene encoding Flp pilus assembly protein CpaB produces MQNRLKIALVVAVFFGLIAAYGIYNFLRQQREASEALKTATQDVVVAGKDIAAGSTITEAMLKDNTIKAVKWPKASVPVGSFSDPKQVVGKVNRVKILANEPILESRLAGEGAGLTVRLEPGKRAMAVRVDEIVGVSGFIVPDDRVDVILTTTPIGGGDTKVSKIVLQNKRVLSVAQSTEQKDGKPQIARSITLEVTPEEAEKLSLASQEGQIVLALRGLGDDALATTTGSRKGDLLAIAVARKPAPGKPAIVPPEKYKIEVIHGSERKVVEF; encoded by the coding sequence ATGCAAAACAGGCTCAAGATAGCACTGGTCGTGGCCGTCTTCTTCGGTCTTATCGCCGCGTACGGGATCTATAACTTCCTCCGTCAGCAGCGCGAAGCCAGCGAGGCTTTGAAGACCGCTACCCAGGACGTGGTTGTAGCCGGCAAGGATATCGCGGCGGGGAGCACGATCACGGAGGCTATGCTGAAAGACAACACGATCAAGGCGGTCAAGTGGCCGAAGGCATCCGTCCCGGTCGGCTCCTTTTCCGACCCCAAGCAGGTGGTGGGCAAGGTCAACCGGGTGAAAATCCTCGCCAACGAGCCGATACTCGAGTCCCGTCTCGCCGGTGAGGGCGCGGGACTGACGGTTCGACTTGAGCCCGGAAAACGTGCCATGGCGGTCAGGGTCGACGAGATCGTGGGCGTGAGCGGCTTCATCGTTCCGGACGATCGCGTGGACGTGATTTTGACCACTACTCCGATCGGAGGTGGGGATACCAAGGTCTCGAAGATCGTGCTGCAGAACAAGCGGGTACTTTCGGTGGCTCAGAGCACGGAGCAGAAAGACGGCAAGCCGCAGATCGCTCGCTCGATCACGCTCGAGGTGACGCCGGAGGAGGCGGAAAAGCTCTCGCTCGCGTCCCAGGAAGGACAGATCGTGCTCGCGTTGCGAGGTTTGGGTGATGACGCTCTTGCAACGACCACCGGTAGCCGTAAGGGCGATCTGCTGGCGATCGCGGTCGCACGGAAGCCCGCCCCGGGGAAACCCGCAATCGTGCCGCCCGAGAAATACAAGATCGAAGTAATCCATGGGAGTGAACGGAAGGTCGTGGAATTCTAG
- a CDS encoding pilus assembly protein N-terminal domain-containing protein, protein MEYLDSLRGWVRRATATIAMVIVLVATATGAQQQVAPTITVTVNKSMVFRLAAKAKRVSVSQPQVADVVVLAPNQLLINGKAVGTTSLVVFNEAGDVANYDLIVTADITALRNQLRAVFPDEKIEVSTSGPAIVLKGEVSNEVVYDKVLEVVSTYLPPKPPPAVAPVTTINVRGGTRQNRPNVTGFALAGGGQIAFEEESALDDVERWGNKRGLAGVIDLLTIREVRQIELDVVVAEVATGKLREIGFDFIQNTSRTSSLNRLGSQSGFGSNLFEETDEAGRLLFGAATSGIFTYTNGAYSLTALYRLLQNKNVTEILAQPRLVMKNGRSGGFLAGGEFPVVGLGEDTFEVEFKPFGVRLDFVPTITWSDRIDLRVFPEVSEIDQTVSVQGVPGLKVRRAVNRVEMREGESLVIAGLLDRRILKDLSKFPILGDIPILGALFRSTRFRNQESELVFVITPRIVRTTKPGERIQLPSIEKYDDPDIRQVPVPGSPEPKKPAGRGATIP, encoded by the coding sequence ATGGAGTACCTTGATTCCCTTCGGGGGTGGGTAAGGAGGGCGACCGCAACGATCGCGATGGTGATCGTGCTGGTGGCCACCGCGACGGGGGCGCAGCAACAAGTTGCGCCGACCATCACGGTCACCGTCAACAAATCGATGGTCTTTCGCCTTGCGGCCAAAGCGAAACGGGTTTCGGTTTCGCAACCGCAGGTCGCCGACGTCGTCGTGCTGGCGCCGAATCAACTGCTCATCAACGGAAAGGCCGTCGGGACCACGTCTCTGGTCGTTTTTAACGAGGCCGGGGACGTGGCGAACTACGACCTGATCGTGACCGCCGATATCACGGCCCTCCGGAATCAGTTGCGCGCGGTTTTTCCCGACGAGAAGATCGAGGTTTCCACCTCGGGTCCTGCGATCGTCCTGAAGGGCGAGGTTTCCAACGAAGTGGTCTATGACAAGGTTCTGGAGGTCGTCTCGACCTACCTTCCGCCAAAACCGCCGCCTGCCGTCGCCCCCGTCACCACGATCAATGTCCGCGGGGGAACCCGGCAGAACCGGCCCAACGTCACTGGGTTCGCCCTTGCCGGCGGTGGGCAGATCGCCTTCGAGGAGGAAAGCGCGCTGGACGACGTCGAGCGTTGGGGCAACAAGCGTGGTCTTGCCGGCGTTATCGACCTTCTGACCATCCGCGAGGTGCGGCAGATCGAGCTCGATGTGGTAGTGGCCGAGGTTGCGACGGGAAAGCTCAGGGAGATCGGGTTTGACTTCATCCAAAATACGTCCCGTACGAGCTCGCTGAACCGATTAGGCTCGCAGTCGGGTTTCGGTAGCAATTTGTTCGAGGAGACGGACGAAGCGGGCCGCCTTCTGTTCGGCGCCGCCACGTCCGGTATCTTCACCTACACCAACGGAGCGTATTCTTTGACGGCGCTCTACCGCCTGCTCCAGAACAAGAACGTGACGGAGATCCTGGCGCAACCCAGGCTCGTCATGAAAAACGGCCGGTCCGGCGGATTTCTGGCCGGCGGCGAGTTTCCGGTGGTAGGGCTGGGGGAGGATACTTTCGAGGTCGAATTCAAGCCGTTCGGCGTCAGGCTCGACTTCGTGCCGACGATTACCTGGTCCGATCGCATCGACCTCAGAGTTTTTCCGGAGGTGAGTGAGATCGATCAGACTGTTTCGGTGCAGGGAGTGCCGGGCCTGAAGGTTCGCCGGGCGGTAAACCGTGTCGAGATGAGGGAGGGTGAAAGCCTGGTGATCGCTGGATTGCTCGATCGCCGGATCCTGAAAGATCTCTCGAAATTTCCGATTCTGGGAGACATTCCGATCCTCGGCGCGCTTTTCAGAAGTACGCGTTTTCGGAACCAGGAATCGGAGCTGGTGTTCGTCATCACGCCGAGAATCGTGAGAACGACCAAACCCGGCGAACGGATTCAGCTCCCGTCGATCGAGAAGTACGACGATCCGGACATCCGGCAGGTGCCGGTCCCGGGCTCTCCGGAGCCGAAAAAACCGGCCGGTCGAGGCGCCACGATTCCGTAG
- a CDS encoding AAA family ATPase → MASLKQQLEKEPAFFLESRVYGYGEALDALARKAGPVVAVVDLSRDAERAFAIAEEIKLRMSNVHLVLTSPQASPETILRAMRSGAEEFLPQPFNWPEVFKAFDTIRKKIDAHTARTGDRGHIIAISSNKGGVGSTTIATNLAACLVARKKTVCLVDLVLQFGSVTSFLNLEASYTILDLVKNLKRIDPLFLDGSLVKHASGIRVLAEPFYAEDARRITPADIDEILDVLAQSFEYVVVDTPKEFDDMLALVLDKANLILFATEMDVPSLKSAHRALELFERMGIYDKKIRLVLNRYVKSKLMSLESVEKALGIKVFWTLPNNYPTAIAAVNQGLSIQECDPKSDIARSYTGLADAVIECFSLSGPLRREAEERKPKLLERWIPVRGLLK, encoded by the coding sequence TTGGCCTCTTTGAAGCAGCAGCTCGAGAAAGAGCCGGCTTTCTTTCTCGAGTCCCGGGTTTACGGCTACGGGGAGGCGCTGGACGCCCTGGCGAGGAAGGCGGGTCCGGTTGTGGCGGTCGTGGACCTGAGCCGCGACGCGGAGCGGGCATTTGCCATCGCCGAAGAGATCAAGCTCCGCATGAGTAACGTTCATCTGGTGCTGACGTCTCCGCAGGCAAGCCCGGAAACGATTCTGCGCGCGATGCGCTCCGGGGCGGAGGAGTTCCTGCCGCAGCCGTTCAACTGGCCGGAGGTCTTCAAGGCCTTCGACACAATCCGCAAGAAGATCGACGCGCACACGGCGAGGACCGGTGATCGCGGACATATCATCGCGATCTCCTCCAACAAAGGGGGCGTGGGTTCCACGACCATCGCGACGAATCTCGCTGCCTGCCTGGTTGCGCGCAAGAAGACGGTTTGTCTCGTCGACCTGGTCCTGCAGTTCGGATCCGTTACGAGCTTTCTGAACCTCGAGGCGTCGTACACGATTCTCGACCTGGTCAAGAATCTCAAACGGATCGATCCTCTTTTCCTCGACGGCTCCCTTGTGAAGCACGCGTCGGGGATTCGTGTCCTGGCCGAGCCCTTCTACGCCGAAGACGCAAGGCGCATCACGCCGGCCGACATCGACGAAATTCTCGACGTCCTGGCACAGTCTTTCGAATACGTCGTCGTCGACACGCCCAAGGAGTTCGACGACATGCTGGCTCTGGTCCTGGACAAGGCCAACCTGATTCTTTTTGCCACGGAAATGGACGTGCCTTCTCTGAAAAGTGCGCACCGGGCGCTCGAGCTGTTCGAGCGGATGGGGATCTACGACAAGAAAATCCGCCTGGTCCTGAACCGGTACGTGAAAAGCAAGCTCATGAGCCTGGAATCGGTCGAGAAGGCCCTTGGAATCAAGGTCTTCTGGACGCTTCCCAACAATTATCCGACCGCCATCGCGGCGGTGAATCAGGGCCTGTCGATTCAGGAATGCGATCCCAAATCGGACATTGCCAGGAGCTATACCGGTTTGGCGGACGCGGTGATCGAGTGCTTCTCGCTCAGCGGACCGTTGCGGCGCGAAGCGGAGGAAAGAAAACCCAAGTTGCTGGAGCGGTGGATCCCGGTGCGCGGCTTGTTGAAGTGA
- a CDS encoding CpaF family protein: MDNLRSPVRSLQPSNPELIFQDLRLRIHRKLIDTLDLTKLSNLEMERVRVEIRRILEDMVMAEAIPLSRADRDRLVMEVQHEVFGLGPLETLMKDPEISDILVNTHSQVYVERYGKLEKTDVRFRDDAHLLQIIERIVTRVGRRVDESSPMVDARLADGSRVNAIIPPLAIDGPILSIRRFGAERLTINDLIQFNSLPAQIAEVLAACVKSRLNILVSGGTGAGKTTLLNCLSNFIPENERIVTIEDSAELKLQQEHVVRLETRPANIEGQGLVTQRDLVRNALRMRPDRIVVGEVRGGEALDMMQAMNTGHDGSISTIHANSARDALSRLETMMLMAGIALPERALREQIASALDIIIQLSRLSDGSRKLVEFAEVTGMEGNTITTQTIFKFEQRGVENGKIIGEFVATGVMPSFIDRLERHGFKIPNTHFLPVSLTGKKRAL, encoded by the coding sequence ATGGACAACCTGAGGTCGCCCGTGAGATCCCTGCAGCCGTCCAATCCGGAATTGATCTTCCAGGACCTGCGGCTTCGGATTCACCGTAAGCTGATCGACACCCTGGATCTCACGAAGCTTTCGAATCTGGAGATGGAGCGGGTGCGCGTGGAGATTCGCCGCATCCTGGAAGACATGGTCATGGCCGAGGCGATTCCCCTGAGCCGGGCAGACCGCGATCGCCTCGTGATGGAAGTGCAGCACGAAGTGTTCGGGTTGGGTCCGCTGGAAACCTTGATGAAGGATCCGGAGATTTCCGACATCCTCGTGAACACGCACAGTCAGGTTTACGTGGAACGCTACGGCAAGCTCGAGAAGACGGACGTTCGTTTCCGCGACGACGCGCATCTCTTGCAAATCATCGAACGGATCGTTACTCGAGTCGGCCGGCGGGTCGACGAGAGCTCTCCGATGGTCGACGCGCGTCTGGCGGACGGTTCGCGCGTCAACGCGATCATTCCGCCGCTTGCGATCGACGGGCCGATCCTGTCGATTCGGCGGTTCGGCGCGGAACGGCTCACGATCAACGACCTGATTCAGTTCAACTCGCTGCCGGCCCAGATCGCCGAGGTCCTGGCGGCTTGCGTCAAATCGCGGCTCAATATTCTGGTTTCGGGCGGGACCGGCGCAGGCAAGACGACCCTGCTGAACTGTCTCTCGAACTTCATTCCGGAGAACGAGCGCATCGTGACCATCGAGGACTCCGCGGAGCTGAAGCTCCAGCAGGAGCACGTGGTCCGTCTGGAGACGAGGCCGGCGAACATCGAAGGGCAGGGTCTGGTGACCCAACGCGACCTGGTCCGGAACGCGCTCCGTATGCGTCCCGACCGAATCGTCGTCGGCGAGGTCCGCGGCGGCGAAGCGCTCGACATGATGCAGGCCATGAACACCGGCCATGACGGCTCGATCAGCACCATTCACGCCAACAGCGCGCGCGACGCGCTGTCGCGCCTGGAGACCATGATGCTCATGGCGGGGATCGCTCTGCCGGAGCGGGCCTTGAGGGAGCAGATCGCGTCGGCGCTCGACATCATCATTCAGCTTTCGCGATTGAGCGACGGCAGCCGCAAGCTCGTGGAGTTCGCCGAAGTGACCGGAATGGAAGGAAACACGATCACGACGCAAACCATATTCAAATTCGAACAGCGGGGCGTGGAAAACGGGAAGATTATCGGTGAGTTCGTTGCGACGGGCGTAATGCCGTCGTTCATAGACCGGCTGGAACGGCATGGGTTCAAGATTCCGAACACTCACTTCCTGCCGGTTTCTCTGACCGGAAAGAAAAGGGCGTTATGA